The Bacteroidales bacterium genome has a window encoding:
- the nfo gene encoding deoxyribonuclease IV, with protein MKQVGGHVSAGGGVQNAPENAHAIGAKAFALFTKNQRQWKAAPLTSENIDGFKKNLEKFGFDINYVLPHDSYLINLGHPEAEALQKSRDAFLDEMQRCEQLGIKLLNFHPGSHLKKIDPDKSLQRISESINLALDKTKGVTAVLENTAGQGTNLGFTFEQLAQIIEQVEDKERVGVCIDTCHAFVAGYDLRTRDVFDETFGHFDSIVGMKYLKGMHLNDAKKELGSRVDRHESIGKGMIGIAPFAIIMNDPRFDNMPLILETPDETIWAEEIRLLYSLVE; from the coding sequence ATGAAACAGGTAGGCGGACATGTGAGTGCTGGAGGAGGCGTGCAGAATGCTCCCGAAAATGCGCATGCTATCGGGGCTAAAGCTTTTGCGCTTTTTACCAAAAACCAGCGGCAGTGGAAAGCCGCCCCGCTCACCAGCGAAAACATCGACGGGTTTAAAAAAAACCTGGAGAAGTTTGGTTTTGATATCAACTACGTGTTGCCACACGACAGCTACCTCATCAATCTGGGGCATCCGGAGGCTGAAGCGCTGCAGAAATCGAGAGATGCTTTTCTGGATGAGATGCAGCGATGCGAGCAGTTGGGAATAAAGCTGCTGAATTTTCACCCCGGCTCACATCTCAAAAAAATCGACCCCGACAAGAGCCTGCAGCGTATCTCCGAAAGCATCAACCTGGCGCTCGACAAAACCAAAGGAGTGACGGCCGTTTTAGAGAACACCGCCGGGCAGGGAACCAACCTGGGCTTCACCTTCGAGCAGCTTGCGCAGATCATCGAACAGGTAGAAGATAAAGAGAGAGTGGGCGTGTGTATCGACACCTGCCACGCCTTTGTTGCCGGCTACGACCTGCGCACCCGCGACGTATTCGACGAAACCTTCGGACACTTCGACAGCATCGTAGGCATGAAATACCTGAAAGGCATGCACCTGAACGACGCCAAAAAAGAGCTTGGCTCCCGTGTAGATCGTCACGAAAGCATCGGCAAAGGAATGATCGGGATCGCGCCTTTTGCCATAATCATGAACGACCCACGCTTCGACAACATGCCGCTGATCCTCGAAACCCCCGACGAAACGATATGGGCCGAAGAGATAAGGTTGCTGTATAGTTTGGTGGAGTAG